The proteins below come from a single Plantactinospora sp. KBS50 genomic window:
- the sigB gene encoding RNA polymerase sigma factor SigB gives MNAAQQQSAGTGAEDQTTLPDLDAAEERGVSADLVRAYLNGIGRTRLLTAAGEVDLARRVEAGLYAQEKLATGRAADADRADLEIVAAEGRAAKNHLLEANLRLVVSIAKRYTGRGMAFLDLIQEGNLGLIRAVEKFDYTKGYKFSTYATWWIRQAITRAMADQARTIRIPVHMVEQVNRMVRVRRDLSVALGREPTVPEVAAALRVPEFQVIELISYDREPVSLDQAVGEDGESALGDFVAASGPGDRPELAGGGQLRDEVEIVLATLSQREQAVIRLRFGLDDGRQRTLDEVGREFGLSRERIRQIEKVTLTKLRHPDRSQRLEAYAAS, from the coding sequence CTGAACGCAGCACAGCAGCAGTCGGCCGGTACGGGCGCCGAGGACCAAACGACGCTGCCGGACCTGGACGCCGCCGAGGAGCGTGGCGTGTCCGCGGACCTGGTCCGGGCGTACCTCAACGGGATCGGCCGGACCCGGTTGCTCACCGCGGCCGGCGAGGTCGACCTGGCCCGGCGCGTCGAGGCCGGCCTGTACGCGCAGGAGAAGCTGGCCACGGGGCGGGCGGCCGACGCGGACCGGGCCGACCTGGAGATCGTGGCCGCCGAGGGCCGGGCCGCCAAGAACCACCTGCTGGAGGCCAACCTGCGGCTGGTGGTCAGCATCGCCAAGCGGTACACCGGCCGTGGCATGGCCTTCCTCGACCTGATCCAGGAGGGCAACCTCGGCCTGATCCGCGCCGTCGAGAAGTTCGACTACACCAAGGGCTACAAGTTCTCCACCTACGCCACCTGGTGGATCCGCCAGGCCATCACCCGCGCCATGGCCGACCAGGCACGCACCATCCGCATCCCGGTACACATGGTCGAGCAGGTCAACCGGATGGTCCGGGTCCGCCGGGACCTGTCGGTCGCGCTGGGTCGGGAGCCGACCGTGCCGGAGGTCGCGGCGGCGCTCAGGGTGCCGGAGTTCCAGGTGATCGAGCTGATCTCCTATGACCGGGAGCCGGTCAGCCTGGACCAGGCGGTCGGCGAGGACGGCGAGAGCGCGCTCGGGGACTTCGTCGCCGCCAGCGGGCCGGGTGACCGGCCGGAGTTGGCCGGCGGCGGTCAGCTCCGCGACGAGGTGGAAATCGTGCTCGCCACGCTCTCCCAGCGCGAGCAGGCGGTGATCCGGCTGCGCTTCGGCCTCGACGACGGGCGGCAGCGCACGCTGGACGAGGTGGGCCGCGAGTTCGGGCTCTCCCGGGAGCGGATCCGGCAGATCGAGAAGGTCACCCTGACCAAGCTGCGCCATCCGGACCGGTCGCAGCGACTGGAGGCGTACGCCGCGAGCTGA
- a CDS encoding MFS transporter, which produces MTRPGRWWPLLAHAALTHAAYAAVRPMVGYRAVELDGGTAAIGALSASFSILPLVLALPVGRQVDRFGAPRLVAAGGVLFAAACAAAVFAAGVGTLLVPIALLGLGQLAVLVGQQAMAATIRPGNRDQAFGTLTSVAAGGQILGPLLATAAASRGPVSGWTAANLGTAVAAVLALGAVPLSRWLLSGGGPRPDPGVRPPPVHRAAGALVRIPGMWPALAAGGVVLAALDLLQVFLPVWAQDRGVSPTAVGALLALRAGATLLARLLAARMVRRIGRRAGMVGSILAAGAGLALVPLVDPAGAVAVMVVLGVGLGMAQPLSMGWVVELAAPGTQGSALGLRLSANRLAQTVVPLGVGVAAAGPSAVFWSTSLLLGGASVALLRAPPGTSEP; this is translated from the coding sequence GTGACCCGGCCCGGCCGGTGGTGGCCGCTGCTCGCGCACGCCGCGCTGACCCACGCCGCGTACGCCGCGGTCCGCCCGATGGTGGGCTACCGGGCGGTCGAGCTGGACGGCGGCACCGCGGCGATCGGCGCGCTCTCGGCCAGCTTCAGCATCCTGCCGCTGGTGCTCGCCCTCCCGGTGGGCCGGCAGGTCGACCGGTTCGGCGCGCCCCGGCTGGTGGCCGCCGGCGGCGTGCTGTTCGCCGCGGCGTGCGCGGCGGCGGTCTTCGCGGCCGGCGTCGGCACCCTGCTGGTCCCGATCGCGCTGCTCGGTCTGGGTCAGTTGGCCGTGCTGGTCGGCCAGCAGGCCATGGCCGCGACGATCCGGCCCGGAAACCGGGACCAGGCGTTCGGCACGCTCACCTCGGTCGCCGCCGGCGGACAGATCCTCGGGCCGCTGCTGGCCACCGCCGCGGCGAGCCGCGGGCCGGTCTCCGGTTGGACGGCCGCCAACCTGGGTACGGCGGTGGCCGCGGTGCTGGCGCTCGGCGCCGTACCGCTGTCCCGGTGGCTGCTGTCCGGCGGCGGCCCGCGGCCCGATCCCGGCGTGCGGCCACCGCCGGTGCACCGGGCGGCCGGCGCACTCGTCCGCATCCCCGGAATGTGGCCGGCGCTGGCCGCGGGCGGCGTGGTGCTCGCCGCGCTGGATTTGCTGCAGGTCTTCCTGCCGGTCTGGGCACAGGACCGGGGGGTGTCGCCGACGGCGGTCGGCGCGCTGCTGGCGCTGCGGGCCGGCGCGACCCTGCTGGCCCGGCTGCTGGCCGCCCGGATGGTCCGCCGGATCGGCCGCCGGGCCGGCATGGTCGGCTCGATCCTCGCCGCCGGGGCCGGGCTGGCCCTGGTGCCGCTGGTCGACCCGGCCGGCGCGGTGGCCGTGATGGTCGTGCTCGGCGTCGGCCTCGGGATGGCCCAGCCGCTGAGCATGGGGTGGGTCGTCGAGCTGGCCGCCCCGGGCACCCAGGGTTCGGCGCTGGGGCTGCGGCTGTCCGCCAACCGGCTGGCGCAGACCGTCGTGCCACTGGGCGTCGGCGTCGCGGCGGCGGGGCCGTCGGCGGTCTTCTGGAGCACCTCGCTGCTGCTCGGCGGCGCCTCCGTGGCACTGCTGCGGGCGCCGCCCGGCACGTCCGAGCCGTGA
- a CDS encoding phosphosulfolactate synthase, translating into MTSTPEPRAFSFLRLNDRPVKPRTVGLTEIRGPYYTSFGPAHLRDLLESVGPHVDSFKFPGASMPLLSEETLRSFINVCHDHNVEVSTGGLIEFVLTRGPDAVEQYFEAIQRYGFDIVEISVGMLAIAPSDYLRLIERGRKAGLKVKAEIGIQFGAGGTSSVDELAAEGTGDPSWAVRRARRAFDAGANLVLLESEGVTEQVRTWRTDVPALFISEFGLESVMFEAAEPAVFEWYVKNYGPEVNLFVDHSQAYQLECLRSGIWGTKSVWGRVVSYKG; encoded by the coding sequence ATGACCAGCACCCCGGAACCCCGCGCCTTCTCGTTCCTGCGGCTCAACGACCGGCCCGTCAAGCCGCGTACCGTCGGCCTCACCGAGATCCGCGGCCCCTACTACACCTCGTTCGGACCGGCGCACCTGCGGGACCTGCTGGAGTCCGTCGGCCCGCACGTCGACTCGTTCAAGTTTCCCGGCGCCTCGATGCCGCTGCTGTCCGAGGAGACGCTGCGCAGCTTCATCAACGTGTGCCACGACCACAACGTCGAGGTCTCCACCGGCGGTCTCATCGAGTTCGTCCTCACCCGCGGGCCGGACGCGGTCGAGCAGTACTTCGAGGCCATCCAGCGCTACGGCTTCGACATCGTGGAGATCTCCGTCGGCATGCTCGCGATCGCACCGAGCGACTACCTCCGGCTGATCGAACGCGGTCGCAAGGCGGGCCTGAAGGTGAAGGCCGAGATCGGCATCCAGTTCGGCGCCGGCGGCACGTCGTCGGTCGACGAACTCGCGGCCGAGGGGACCGGCGACCCGTCCTGGGCGGTACGCCGTGCCCGCCGCGCCTTCGACGCCGGGGCGAACCTGGTGCTGCTGGAGTCCGAGGGCGTCACCGAGCAGGTCCGCACCTGGCGCACCGACGTACCGGCGCTGTTCATCAGCGAGTTCGGGCTGGAGTCGGTGATGTTCGAGGCGGCCGAGCCGGCGGTCTTCGAGTGGTACGTCAAGAACTACGGACCCGAGGTCAACCTCTTCGTCGACCACAGCCAGGCGTACCAGCTGGAGTGCCTGCGGTCCGGCATCTGGGGCACCAAGAGCGTCTGGGGTCGCGTCGTCAGCTACAAGGGGTGA